DNA sequence from the Vanessa cardui chromosome 13, ilVanCard2.1, whole genome shotgun sequence genome:
acacaaagtCTCTATAAGAAATCTCTATTCCCAAGATTCACATACTTTAGtctttgaaaaataattcaacTGAAATCCACTTTATGgatattgtttcaaatatatattcagtaaaattaaattttaactataattttGATAGCCCTAATACACATcgaaatatctataaaataaattgaagcaACGGCCATACCGTGATATAGTTGTACTTTTGTCACAGTTAAGAAAGGTGATTtactatatgaaaaaaattaatatggatAAACAAGactttgaagaaatatttaatcaaatcaaaatcaatttctGGCTCATTGGGATACCTTTTAATAAGCCAAAACTAACtgtcagatattttattttattgtacatcaTAATAACTGTCGCGTTAGCGGAATTAGCCTTTTTCTATTCGAAACTTTCAGTTGAAAATTTGTTGGAACTAACCCAACTCGCACCCTGTACCTGCATCGGCGTTCTTTCAGTTCTGAAAATCATATTCATCACAATTAAAAggcaaaatattattgaattaacaGCGTGTTTGAAACGCTTGTACGAAGAAATTATAAACAGCGAGAACAAATGGGAGTTGATAAAGAAAGATAttacatttcttaaatatttggtgaaatattttttcattttgaacGCAATACTGATAGTTGTTTACAACTTTTCAACTCTTATAATAATAGGATATAATTACTATTCCAAGGGTGTTATCATTTATACTTTACCTTACGCTGTGTTGGTACCATTTCTGACAAAAGACTGTTGGTACGTttggttgtataaatatatacatttaattatgagTGGTAAGCATTACACATATATATGATTAGTAATTAGTTGTGCacattaataagtatttacttGTAGCCTGATAATTGCATATGATCTTATATACAGATACACCTTTAGCATTCCATTCCTGGGCCACCGCCTTTTCAACCTAAACCATATTTTAGCGTAAAGAAAGCTTCATAACGACTAACGGAAATACAATTTAGTCTTATATATTATCACGTTATTAATAgacctatttattatatatatttttatttggcttGAATGGTAcatgttaatgaaataaaaatgtaaactcattCCGTTAAactatcatttaattaaaacctgTTAACAGATATTAAAGATACATATCAATTcgtacagataaataaatagccacctgtttattttttaatatgttattaatatttttattgaggaCTGACATTGACCttgaaattatcataataagaTATCGTGGAttatattccaatttcaaaaatatgtacatagatatagtaattaaaagtactgtaagatatatttatacattttacatggtggtagagctttgtgtaagctcatctgggtaggtaccacccactcatcagatattctaccgccaaacagaagTACACAGTAATGTTGTGTTTCGGTTGGAAGGGTGCTCTCACCCTAcagagccagtgtgactacaggcataagggacataacatcttagttcctaaggtggcgcattgactatgtttggtatggtttatatttctaacCGCTAATAAtgtttatgggcggtggtgaccacagGTGTTCCGCAAACTTAAGgcataaaaaaacaagaattcacaaattaaaatgagtcaaaacattaattaataaagatagaaAGAAGTACACTGATGAAGAATACTGATGAAAAATTCTTCCATATCTTCTGATATAATGATGTTGAAGTAAGGTCTATGTCATCTGGCAACTGTGGAGGAAAGCAGTAGTGGGACGTTAAGAAACTGTTAAAAAGCCGTTATCAACACGAAGATAAGAAACCTAATATTCAATATCCCTAGAATCGCTTCCACGTGTttgagtaacaagattgtgttacATAAAGTTTAAGCATATATTAAGGTGTTAATATTTCAGGATTTATATGCGTATTATATTTCACAACAGTGGAtgctttatattacataatgacTTCACACCTATGCAGTCAGTTCGCCGTATTGAGTAATGAACTAAAAGCCCTGGATGAGAGCACTTCCCACTGCCTAAGGGATATTGTGATAaaacatcaatatattttaaagtaagtcacctataatattatagtgATTATTGCTTATTTGTAATCGATAAACTGGAAGCTACTGaatcgatttaaataatttttatgctGTTAGAAAACAATATCTAGGCGTAACATTATCaatgtacagtacgacacaacttagatgtagcatcggaaagaTTCGTAAAGCCGATTAcgtccgaattaagtacgctatcccaaattatcaatactcTATAATTTCTtctgtgaatatgatctttacacaaaagtaccttgtaatatcatatgacctaatatattcgtcaatttgacacgtcgatttacatgcacttgctttgaactgacgcgagaatctatagcgacgaatagcgtcaactGGCgtgataggaagctatttctattggttgtataaatcggtttcattgcacttgccgatgctacacctaagttgtgtcgtactataacaacGTAATGACTGCATGAAATAATAGCCCGAATATTCTataatacagttattttaactttgccgattcaCTAATTcaattcatttgtaaaaaatgtatactaaataagaaaatattatatcttgtattgacaagattatatagataacaaaaaagcgtggagctgatatttgttgatttccaggcagggtgtataatatacatacatatgtaatgtgtttaattaacatgacttcgtatttttaaatattgaaaaatagtaactactgagctaCTTGAGTAAAATCtgaattccgaaccggtgataggttcaattaataaatgctttttaaatgatgattcaaaactGCCTATAGAAACCTACttgataattttgattttgatttatgaaTTTTAGCATCATTCCCTCAGGCAATAAACCATGGACCAGTCTTCACGACACCAGAGACGCACAATTATTATCCCTTAATTAGTAGGTTACATTATGCCTCGGCAGGCCTTTGATTCCGTGCCAAATCTTTATCAAGTTGCAATGGATTATCATTTCAGTCATTTATACACcgacaatatatatatagtttcgCAAAGACGCTTGtccataaaaatgtattaaatctaagtaccttttattatatttttataaaaaaaaatatattaccttttttaaacgagaaaattaaaaaaaaatacattcatgcTTTTTCctgttacaaaaacaataatcgCTTCCAAGAGATGGCTTAAGAAAAATATGAGGATTAGAtaacgtaaataatataatatcgtatCGTATATAAATCCATCGTAAATTCTGGataagtttctttttaaataaaacgcgCATACCGGAGGTATTActcgtataattaaaatatctattactTCTATACGAATATATCTCTCTCACAGTCCAATTATTTTGGCATCCTTAAATAACAATCGTATTGCATCGATAGGATTACTAGCGTtagatattattgaataaatgtatGTGCACTAAAGGTACTCCAGTTGAttgctttataaaattatacacgatAACGCTAAGTAGATGCACTATTTGAATATCAATAACCGAAAGGTTGGCAGACTTGACTGATACAAGAGCTCAGTGTCAGCACACCTGACTGGATATCTACAGTCTAAGCTCAGCAGTTATTAACACCCTTAATCGTCCTTAAACCTTGATAAGATTTTTTGTGTCTCTTTGCGTTGATATGgagtgtatttataatatatatttttaactagttgtgcccgcgactttatgctcgttttatatatttaacaaaataattatcgtTATTGCCATATCATTTACCAGTGAAAGACCCGTCAATATCCCTTTCATAACAACAATAGATCTGCCCCAACATTATGTTAAGTAATTCGATAATTTGTTGTTTCTTCGTACATTTGTTAACTTTTACTGCTACAACAATGTAGCAGTAATTAATCTAAAACGCCTTTATGGGGCTTGTAAAGTGTTATTTGACATATACTAATATGTATACTTTGACATACTTTGGCATTACTGTGCTAGATGCAAAATGctacatttaaaattgatttaaaatgtacattttatattgCAGACTATCGCAAGATCTCGAAGAAATTTTTCGTGCccctaatttatttaatgtattagttGGGTCACTTGAAATATGCGCACTTGGTTTTTCTTTGACGGTAATgtattataagattattaatattaattacttttttattatatttatatattttttaaatattatatagtacaatttcatttaattggTACGGTGGTAAGAGGAAACAGACACTTCTCAAGGAATCGCCGCTTTTTAGCTCTTTAGGCGCAAAATTAACAATTTCTATTGtcagaattaattaaatgaaataagtccataaataaaaatatgtcctGTTCCCGTTACTTAAATTAAGTGTTTCAACTGCAAacgatacatatatgtaattatggATTAGAGAAATATTTGACCAATTTTTGTGCTTCAGCAATTTTTTCTGCGTTCTCAGGGAACTGCAGATACTGTATCAGTTGGGCTTTAGCCAAGATAATtaccttaatttttaaatgataatttcatttatatttgatattgataATGTTTTTCCGTTAGgttcataatttatatgttcTTATCTTGGACTATGACTACCTTCACGGCAAAGGGTCTTTACGACGTGCTAATTCGTCAAGTCTCGCTAAAGTAGCAAAATACAGCCACAAAGTTACTTTCGGAGTTTTTGgacaattaatacaaatacaaaacctCACAATATAACTATCCAAATGACATTATTTCTTTCcgtaattttttactttattatatttaaattcatctaACCCGGAAAAGGGCCAATGGTGGTGgaaaaatcttatcaaacccGGAAAAGATgagaacaatatttaaatattttttctataccagtaattaatgttatatctaTGTGTCTATTCAATGAATATAGATTCGGATCGGTTTATAATGagttaactatttattttaattgttatttacagaTGGGAAATTGGGCACAAATTCCTGGTGTTGTATTGTTTCTAGCGTCCGTGTTTGTTCAGATTTTAATGATAAGTGTATTCGGAGAACAATTAATCAGAGAGGTAAAGTTTGTGTTATTATTGTGTAatgaactaatataattatattcataaaatatgacGTGAAAATatcactatatataataattatgtttaccaTTCAGAGTAGAAAAATCGGAGAATCTGCATTTTTATGCAAATGGTACAACAtggataaaaaatcaaaaaacacTATTCTTTTGCTAATGCTTCggtaagtttattaataagtaaaatatatgtatctatatataacatatatttaatatatttatgttttcaggGCCAATAAACCACAAAAATTGACAGCTTATAAATTTTccgtaatatcatatgaaagtTTTACTAAGGTATGTTATTTTAAGGaacgtttatattaaaaagtagtgATACGAATCTAAAatctaaaatcataaataattaaagttaacaaTATCCTAAACTTTAGCCGCagaagaatatattataaaatattatgaaaaaccgTGGATTAATTGAACCAACATTTGAaagaagggaataaatccaaaaaataggaacggagataatacgaaaaaacttcataactttttgccttcaacttataaacttataggacatcaatgattattaagaaaatatcaatcctgatttATTCACCGAATGacctgccttaaatgtataatatttagccctacgtctaaagaatgtaagagtttataaaagtgaatatatcgaaaagtggcgtttattcccttcttccaattggtggttcaactCAACTaacttgttaataattatttaataactgattacattaaaaaaaatatttctctcgatattttattcaataatttcgtaattaatttaactatatcAGTTATTAGCCGAAATTTGACCATTGGAAATTTGATTGTTATGAAAAAATAGGTTTAGTTGAATTTTTCTAACCTGAAATAACCCCTATGTTAAAAAGAatgatttttaactttgacaTGACGTGGGCTGTTATTGGCAGTATGaaagtattatatacatgtgTGTGTATTTAACAAAGGCATAGTAGtgtgtgtaattattatttttttagtaatttactGTGTTTCTAATATCATTCCATATACACTTGAACTGGTTTTATTTTCGTACTCCTCGGTTCGTGTAAGGGATACAAAgcttttctttgtttattaaatatataacttaaataaattacatattgttaaataaaaaaaaatctcaacgGATAGAAATATTTACGCAATATTTTTTGACTTAGAAATACTACAGATATAGCAAAaactaaacataataattacatgAACAACAATAATaggagcctgtaaatttccgacttaggcttcctctccctctgcggagaaggtttggaacatattccactacccTGTTTCAATacagattggtggaatacacatatggcagaagttctatgaaattaaacacaagcCGGTTTcgacacgatgttttccttcactgccgaacacgagatcatttataaacacaaattaagcacatgaatattcatctgAGCTTGcataggtttgaacccgcaatcatcggttaagtatTCAAAGCGACTAGACACATACTATgtacaaataatgttaaatttatgaaaaaaaaattatatgtctAACATATGACATTGCTTTTTTTACAGATCATCAGCACTTCTTGgtcatattttacaatattaaaaactgtGTACACGCCACCGGATACTAACTATGAATAAGTCAAATAATCGTATTAAACAGGAATATAGATGTAATTCttgtttgatttaattaataaaaaaaaacgaattaattcaaatgataaatactttattgttatttacaaagATGTGAAATCGAGACATTACTGCTTAGTAAGGATAACTTCTTTGAGTATTTAGTCTGTATAACCCGGAGctgaaagaaaaaacaaatgttagcatggtatcataaatatttagaatactaaaatattaacttaaactgTAAAAATGGGCAGTGCTTttttctatctatacatataattaaattggagtgtctgtttataatattaaagtagcccTTTTTTTCTCTttgcatatgtacatataacaaaataacattttttacaatttttgtcggtctgtcagtctgttttctgaccgattttgacggcacTTTCACTGAtaggtaactgatataataggtagtaacttttttttgttaaattcaaatgcgtacaagatcgcgggcacagctagtgagatatataatataatttttaagcgaTATTATGATTAGTAGGtatttcaacaatttatttagaaatacttttttttgacAACAATAGATGTCTACTTTATAGCGTCAATAATAAAAGTTCTTACCCTCTCTTGGTTAGGTCATCATTGCCCATGTGTAAAATTTCACCACGACAATTATTCAAAGAAACTTGAAGCATGTTTGAGCACTTTCTACCCAAGAAATGATTGTAAGTCACGCTCGAAGCAAATAACAGCCATGCACGATCGTGATTACAGAAATTTGTCAAGCAACCAGGTTGAATGACGCCACCATTAGGGAAGAAGTCAGCATCAGCTACCGCTTTACCGATTCCTAGCCCAACAGGTCCTCCGTCGGTATGGATTGCTTCTACATAAACAGCGTCGGACGCTCTAATACGGTTGGAATTGAGATGCCACAGGGGCCCTGCTGGATCCAaacctataaaaaaaagaaattatcatatctttattgttattcttaCTTGATGGGGTGAATAGTAGTAGGACTTAGTAGGGCTTTTCATCCATTTCATAGGGTATTTTCAAGGTATTTTCATAGGGTAGGTAATTACgaacacaagagacataacactTTAGTTTCAAAGATGCAGTAGATGGTTGAACGTCAACTGGTGACGTTAACCATTTAGTCTCATGTTAAATAGACTCAGTTACAAAACTTACCGGTAATGCGTGCAACTTTGCCGCCAAGTTCTCTGCCAGCGTGACCAATTACATGAGCGCCTAAACTAACACCAATAATGTGCATGGCTTCGAAGGGAGCTCCTGTAGCACTATGGAGGAATTCTAAGAATTGTCCCAGTCTACGACCCACCGCAGGCACTCCAGCGCAGGCAGTTGCGTAATTGGATGAAGCAAGTTTACTCCATTCCATAACAATTACATTTACGTTACTTTTACGAAGATATgctgaaaaaaatatgtctctTATGTATTGTACTCTCTTCTCTTGTAGCctctaatattatgtatatcaaaactaataaaaaaataaattgccaTATTACGTTTGGACGTATATTTTAGActacacaaattttattatttaagatgaAGCTATATAAAGCCTATTTAAACacatataaatttgacaaaagcAGTTATTGTAACCCATAGAATTTAACGGTATACCTACCATCAGTGATAACTTTATTTAACTCAGTGTGTTGGTCATTTAACCATCCGTGAACAACGACTATAGTTGGATTATTGGCGTCGAACTGCGATAAAGCTATACTGTTGGAGTTATTAAATCGGAGTGTTTGAGAAACCACAGGgttatttctaaaaagaaaaggacataatattattattgattaatatgtaaaataatttcatatcattcggaaaaatattattgattcatTACCCCTTTTCCAATAATGGCAAATATTGTTGAAAGATGTGCAAGTCTATCAAAAACCATTCGGCTTCAAAGTTGAAAACATACGAAATGTCGAAATGAATGgaaaaaattgcaatttttttaatacagatatataaataaaagctttgcatattttatttgttactttaacTGATATAATTAACCTAGACAGTCAATAATGCTACGAAAGTCACTAAGCAGATATCAAAATTAGTACAGGCCAAGGAACTTAGTTCGGTCCATTGTATTAAGCAAAGTACCGGATACACATCAATGATACTATTACTAAAAATTGCCCACTCGTTTATTGCTCAGGTGATACCTGCTTAATAGGAGCCGCTCACGGTGCTGAGAAAGcactattaaaataactaaaatattacaataaataaataagacaatATCTTGCAATTGCAATTTGGAAGAAAATCATCCTACAATGACTTCTTCAAAAATCCATATATGAtggtaacatttaatttaatagttattcgtcagaataattactaattacagCTAGTTCAAaagaattgaatataaaatatttacctcGTGTACAGCAAGTATCGGTTATTGTCAGGATTTCTAGAGAAATCTTCTAATAATGCAGTATCCACTGGTGCCTCCAAATCCAAAGTGTGCAGAACACCATCATGGTCTGAATATTCGATAAACCGTGAATAATTTTTATCCACGCTTTTTAACGACGCAGCGGATGCTGTATACACTGaaataagcaaatatttaaatatattaccatATCGTTGatcacataattaataatttatgaaactgtatttaatttgaaaattattttatttcattttcacatgttatatatacatCAGAATTTATACACTCGTTACTttttcatatacaaatatacaaaccaGCAAAACACATAAACAACAGAGTATTCATCCTTTGAATTTAGTTGAAAACTTCCTTTAGTTGTATTTATACGATTAATTTTCACCAATCGAacgataaaaaagttttatctcGTAAAACAATGACGAGTATTGATAATTTTACGCCTTTAGGAATTAATAAAAGATTACAATAAATGCTTTGTACGGTAATTAGCTAATCTTGTATTAGCGTTTGCGATATTTATTGgccgttataatataataaacaagtgCCTTAATGCGCAACATTAGAAAAAGCCTTTCGGGctattttaagatttaattaaaataattcattctaCTAAAACACTTTTCTCACAAGTCggaatatttatctatttttttttcaatgcatcaaatacatacattactctgatcccaatctcGAGTGGGATCGAACCGGAGATTTCAGAATGGCCATGGCGTACCCATTGAAACTGGTGTACAGATTGCtctatttatagtataattaaaattatttatagtaaattgtttatagtataatttaagCTTATATGTTACTTTCAATTATACAGGCCTAAGAACAAATGATGATATCATTATTTTCACAA
Encoded proteins:
- the LOC124534667 gene encoding putative odorant receptor 92a isoform X1, translating into MTSHLCSQFAVLSNELKALDESTSHCLRDIVIKHQYILKLSQDLEEIFRAPNLFNVLVGSLEICALGFSLTMGNWAQIPGVVLFLASVFVQILMISVFGEQLIRESRKIGESAFLCKWYNMDKKSKNTILLLMLRANKPQKLTAYKFSVISYESFTKIISTSWSYFTILKTVYTPPDTNYE
- the LOC124534667 gene encoding odorant receptor 13a-like isoform X2; its protein translation is MTLFLSMGNWAQIPGVVLFLASVFVQILMISVFGEQLIRESRKIGESAFLCKWYNMDKKSKNTILLLMLRANKPQKLTAYKFSVISYESFTKIISTSWSYFTILKTVYTPPDTNYE
- the LOC124534666 gene encoding pancreatic triacylglycerol lipase-like, coding for MNTLLFMCFAVYTASAASLKSVDKNYSRFIEYSDHDGVLHTLDLEAPVDTALLEDFSRNPDNNRYLLYTRNNPVVSQTLRFNNSNSIALSQFDANNPTIVVVHGWLNDQHTELNKVITDAYLRKSNVNVIVMEWSKLASSNYATACAGVPAVGRRLGQFLEFLHSATGAPFEAMHIIGVSLGAHVIGHAGRELGGKVARITGLDPAGPLWHLNSNRIRASDAVYVEAIHTDGGPVGLGIGKAVADADFFPNGGVIQPGCLTNFCNHDRAWLLFASSVTYNHFLGRKCSNMLQVSLNNCRGEILHMGNDDLTKRGSGLYRLNTQRSYPY